Proteins encoded by one window of Cuniculiplasma divulgatum:
- a CDS encoding CocE/NonD family hydrolase, whose product MPDGIELSSDIYLPEGKGKSTVILFRTPYGKNSDELLNTARQFSKRGFVFIANDVRGRGESDGKFIPYFSEAEDGSRLIEIFAGKPWSNGNVITWGASYSGRIQWLTALKKPEHLRGMISIVPPSDPFVENPSVSTSPMNLSWLFSLRGRGMQNINSVDWEEVYGSLPLINMPEKIGVDIPFWKQYFINRPESDFWKPLFYQGKMNNINLPVMHISGWYDDEQIGTFINYENMRKYSESDFSRNNQSLIIGPWGHSVNKDIKNDHIDFGNNSKLDLVEIESQWINTILEHRYVDNDERVMVFAMGPNRWIKSSDWPLKGCKNIHMYLSSEKSAAGISGDGRLIFDKPSYGLRTDQFTYDPMDPVPYLSGEGFAQIGGPDDYSEIEKRKDILVYTSGKMEEGLTIAGKITGRIFISSDCEDTDFTMKILDVHQDGYAQRLQDGITRLRYRNGPFQEASYEPGKIIQIEIDMWGMFHEIKKDHRLRIEISSSAFPKYARNQNIAGNQYDTTNYKVAKQKVYHGQQYSSEIEMQTVDNL is encoded by the coding sequence ATGCCAGATGGGATCGAATTGTCATCAGATATCTATCTACCAGAGGGAAAGGGAAAGAGTACCGTAATACTTTTCAGAACTCCCTACGGTAAAAACTCAGATGAATTACTCAATACTGCAAGGCAATTCAGCAAAAGAGGTTTCGTATTTATTGCAAATGATGTGAGGGGAAGGGGAGAGTCCGATGGAAAATTTATACCATACTTTTCAGAAGCAGAGGATGGTTCAAGGCTCATTGAAATATTCGCGGGCAAACCATGGTCAAATGGGAATGTAATTACATGGGGAGCATCCTATTCGGGAAGGATTCAGTGGTTAACTGCACTGAAGAAACCTGAGCATCTGAGGGGAATGATAAGTATTGTCCCACCATCTGATCCATTTGTTGAAAATCCGTCAGTTTCGACTTCACCAATGAATCTTTCTTGGCTATTCTCTCTCAGGGGAAGAGGAATGCAGAACATCAACAGCGTAGACTGGGAAGAAGTGTATGGGAGTTTACCTCTGATTAATATGCCTGAAAAAATTGGAGTAGACATTCCTTTTTGGAAACAGTATTTCATAAACAGGCCGGAAAGCGATTTCTGGAAACCACTTTTTTATCAGGGAAAGATGAATAATATTAATCTCCCAGTGATGCACATTTCAGGATGGTATGATGATGAGCAGATAGGCACATTCATAAATTATGAGAATATGAGAAAATATTCAGAAAGTGATTTTTCAAGGAATAACCAGAGTCTTATAATTGGTCCGTGGGGACATTCAGTTAACAAGGACATAAAAAACGATCATATTGACTTTGGAAACAACTCTAAGCTAGATCTGGTTGAAATAGAATCTCAGTGGATAAATACTATTCTTGAACATAGATATGTGGATAATGACGAGAGGGTTATGGTTTTTGCAATGGGACCCAATAGATGGATAAAATCCAGCGACTGGCCTCTCAAAGGTTGCAAAAACATACATATGTATCTATCATCAGAAAAAAGTGCGGCAGGTATATCTGGAGATGGAAGACTGATTTTTGATAAACCGTCATATGGACTGAGAACCGATCAGTTCACATACGATCCCATGGATCCTGTACCATACCTATCTGGAGAGGGATTTGCTCAGATAGGAGGACCAGATGACTATTCAGAAATAGAAAAGAGAAAGGACATTCTTGTATATACTTCAGGGAAAATGGAAGAAGGATTAACAATTGCCGGAAAAATTACTGGGAGAATATTCATCTCTTCTGATTGTGAGGATACAGACTTTACAATGAAAATACTTGATGTTCATCAGGATGGATATGCACAGAGACTTCAGGACGGTATAACAAGGTTGAGGTACAGGAACGGTCCATTCCAGGAGGCTTCTTATGAACCTGGAAAAATCATTCAGATAGAGATTGATATGTGGGGTATGTTCCATGAAATAAAGAAAGATCACAGATTAAGGATTGAAATATCTTCCAGTGCATTTCCAAAGTACGCCAGAAACCAGAATATAGCAGGAAATCAGTATGATACTACCAATTATAAGGTTGCAAAGCAGAAGGTTTACCATGGACAGCAGTACTCATCAGAAATAGAGATGCAAACTGTTGATAATCTTTAA
- a CDS encoding ABC transporter ATP-binding protein, producing MVSVKLKDINKKFSNTVVLNNMNLNVEDKEFFILLGASGSGKSTTLNIIAGLERATSGDILFDDKIVNSMSPVQRGIAMVFQDYALYPHLTVRNNIAFPLKMRKYTKDVIDEKVEEVAKTLGLEEYLNRYPRELSGGQAQRVSLGRALVRDPGVFLLDEPLSNLDAKIRNQIRVELKLIQQNLGKTFIYVTHDQQEAMSLGDHIAILRNGKLEQVGAPMEVYKNPRNEYVAAFLGEPVINFFEMVKDSGVYVSDDLIIKGINAEEKEINIGIRPESMKLKREKENDIELKIRPQTIESFGSYSVIIGKSKSNKEVRVRLSEDFDLNSKSEMALYISISDLYIFGKNGNRIDKN from the coding sequence ATGGTATCGGTAAAACTTAAAGATATAAACAAGAAATTTTCAAACACTGTTGTATTAAACAACATGAATTTAAATGTAGAGGACAAGGAATTTTTTATTCTTCTTGGCGCTTCGGGGTCTGGAAAATCCACGACGCTAAACATAATTGCAGGGCTTGAAAGAGCAACCTCCGGAGATATACTTTTTGACGATAAAATCGTAAATAGTATGAGTCCAGTTCAGAGAGGAATTGCAATGGTGTTTCAGGATTATGCGTTATACCCACACCTGACAGTTAGAAACAACATAGCGTTTCCTTTAAAAATGAGAAAATATACAAAGGATGTAATAGATGAAAAGGTGGAGGAAGTAGCAAAAACCCTTGGACTTGAAGAGTATTTAAATAGATACCCAAGAGAACTATCTGGAGGTCAGGCCCAGAGGGTATCCCTTGGAAGAGCACTTGTAAGGGACCCAGGAGTATTTCTTCTTGACGAACCTCTCTCAAATTTGGACGCAAAAATAAGAAACCAAATAAGAGTAGAGTTGAAGCTGATTCAACAAAATTTAGGAAAAACCTTCATTTATGTAACCCATGATCAGCAGGAAGCAATGTCACTTGGAGATCATATCGCGATTCTAAGAAACGGAAAGTTAGAACAGGTAGGAGCCCCCATGGAAGTTTACAAAAATCCCAGGAATGAATATGTGGCTGCTTTTCTGGGAGAACCTGTTATAAATTTCTTTGAAATGGTAAAAGATTCTGGAGTTTATGTTTCAGATGACCTGATCATCAAGGGAATAAACGCTGAAGAAAAGGAAATAAATATAGGTATAAGACCAGAATCCATGAAGTTGAAACGGGAAAAAGAAAATGATATAGAACTAAAAATAAGGCCACAAACAATAGAAAGTTTTGGCTCTTATTCAGTGATCATAGGTAAATCAAAATCAAATAAGGAGGTAAGGGTCAGACTTAGTGAAGATTTTGATTTAAATTCTAAATCTGAAATGGCTCTATACATTTCCATATCTGACCTATACATCTTTGGAAAAAATGGGAATAGAATAGATAAAAACTGA
- a CDS encoding carbohydrate ABC transporter permease, producing the protein MFPSESRQLKDKENSIIFYILALIPAFLYLGIFFIYPLFLSIYYSFTNISLLNINNFNFVGFFNYTRLFTSSIFEQSIVITIVFFVFSAVIGQMFFGAIVAYVINGTNKFFGTIITLTILMAWATPQVVSGITWYSTLSYVPMGLANYILNSIGVAPIHFLSFHNALYMIIIANAWLGMGFSVLLFSSAIKNINPSVIKATVVDGAGSFSRFFRIIFPMLKQTILTDMILITLWTLGAFTLIFVLTHGGPSDSTNILTIYQYNTAFSVFNVGLANAIGVIIILAGVIMSLLYLKVIKIED; encoded by the coding sequence ATGTTCCCATCAGAGAGCAGGCAACTGAAGGACAAGGAAAATTCAATTATTTTTTACATTTTAGCATTAATACCGGCTTTTTTATATTTAGGTATATTCTTTATTTATCCATTGTTTCTTTCCATATATTACTCTTTTACAAACATTTCATTATTAAACATTAACAACTTTAATTTCGTAGGATTTTTTAACTATACGAGGCTTTTCACAAGTTCTATTTTTGAACAATCAATTGTTATAACTATCGTTTTCTTTGTATTTTCAGCGGTAATTGGTCAGATGTTTTTTGGAGCTATAGTGGCCTATGTTATTAATGGAACTAATAAATTTTTTGGAACTATAATCACACTTACAATACTTATGGCGTGGGCAACTCCCCAAGTGGTAAGTGGGATAACATGGTACAGTACCCTGAGTTATGTGCCGATGGGACTGGCCAATTATATATTAAATAGTATTGGTGTCGCTCCAATCCATTTTCTATCGTTTCATAACGCGCTATATATGATTATTATTGCAAATGCATGGCTGGGAATGGGATTTTCAGTCCTTTTATTCAGTTCTGCAATTAAAAACATAAATCCATCAGTCATCAAGGCAACTGTTGTAGATGGTGCAGGATCCTTTTCAAGATTCTTTAGAATAATATTTCCAATGTTAAAGCAAACTATCCTTACGGATATGATTCTCATCACTTTATGGACACTTGGTGCTTTTACTCTCATTTTTGTACTTACTCATGGTGGGCCATCAGACTCGACTAATATTCTAACAATATACCAGTATAACACTGCGTTTTCCGTTTTTAACGTTGGTCTGGCAAATGCCATCGGAGTTATCATTATTTTGGCTGGTGTTATAATGTCCCTTTTATACCTGAAGGTGATCAAAATTGAAGATTGA
- a CDS encoding carbohydrate ABC transporter permease: MKIENATIKSSLSYILLTLLAIFFLIPFVWVFVEGFASISNEGFGNFGSFTIAAYAEIFTNKYFSLSIENGLIQSLGGTAISITLAVFASYVFSRKRFPFRIALILTILFFTGFPVFSLLIPMYVFYQNVNLYNTQIGVILFLGVLNLPITIWIMKNSFDQIPRSIERAALVDGASSFQSITRVFLPLAFPTIAVLILLDFITNWGNFYVPYILLSSRHLFPIAVYIYTYFGAYSVQYNQLAAASVVYMIPTLIMYIFAQKYLIKAFSVGGVKG; the protein is encoded by the coding sequence TTGAAGATTGAAAATGCTACAATAAAAAGTTCACTTTCATATATATTATTAACTCTGTTGGCTATTTTTTTCCTTATACCCTTTGTATGGGTTTTCGTGGAAGGATTTGCATCTATTAGCAATGAGGGATTCGGTAATTTTGGCTCATTTACTATTGCTGCATATGCGGAAATCTTTACAAATAAGTATTTTTCTTTATCTATAGAAAATGGCCTGATCCAGTCTTTAGGTGGAACAGCAATCTCAATCACACTGGCTGTCTTCGCATCTTACGTATTTTCAAGGAAGAGATTTCCATTCAGAATAGCACTTATATTAACAATACTTTTTTTTACGGGATTTCCTGTCTTTTCACTTTTGATCCCTATGTATGTATTTTATCAGAATGTCAATCTTTATAACACTCAGATAGGGGTAATCCTTTTTTTGGGAGTTTTAAATCTACCAATAACAATCTGGATAATGAAAAACTCGTTCGATCAGATTCCCAGATCAATTGAAAGAGCAGCGTTGGTTGATGGTGCGTCCTCATTCCAGTCAATTACAAGAGTTTTCCTTCCACTTGCTTTCCCAACAATAGCAGTTCTTATTCTTCTTGATTTTATTACAAATTGGGGGAATTTCTATGTTCCATATATACTTCTAAGTTCGAGGCATCTATTTCCTATCGCAGTATATATCTACACATATTTCGGTGCATATTCAGTACAATATAACCAGCTTGCAGCAGCATCAGTAGTTTACATGATTCCCACATTAATTATGTACATATTCGCTCAAAAGTACCTAATAAAAGCATTTTCAGTTGGAGGAGTAAAGGGGTGA
- a CDS encoding glycoside hydrolase family 3 N-terminal domain-containing protein, whose product MRTGLFIQTGLRGVEREESLKYISKMLPLSVVLFGNDFSNEKELTELISKINHIYVVENNVPAPFIAVDQEGGNVVRIPWIDYSPSNLFLGKLDNPEFTNYVGMLTGYQLNSLGIRWNLAPVLDTLNGYNPVILERSFGSDLETIGKHGAEFIKGIQSYDVRATAKHFPGHGSVMVDSHVDLPEDKRNVESIINDSYPFRKAIDAGVSSIMLSHVLYNSLDENYPATLSAEVQKLLRHSFNYKNLIISDSMDMKAVKGRYDVSEIIKGSIKNEVDVIENADIVGSMEFYEQIQNIDTALLKPKEERIVQFMQPFKKLSYKPSPLLMRSVETVSSRIRRRKILNPDIEADLVLMDSKDESQVAEISKSTNLVSTHLADLNLKLKLHYGTEFLENMKESGRQIILVGRNEHLRSRVNLMNAISGKNNCVFISTSFDGDIGIVSEKMGYISAYSKKPSVIVGAILKAYGFMA is encoded by the coding sequence ATGAGAACTGGATTATTTATTCAAACAGGTTTGAGGGGAGTTGAAAGAGAGGAAAGCTTAAAGTACATTTCAAAAATGCTGCCTCTTTCCGTTGTTTTATTCGGCAACGATTTCAGCAATGAGAAGGAATTGACTGAACTGATCAGTAAGATAAATCACATCTATGTTGTTGAAAATAATGTTCCAGCCCCATTTATTGCAGTTGATCAGGAGGGCGGAAATGTGGTGAGAATTCCATGGATTGATTACAGCCCAAGCAATCTTTTTCTTGGCAAATTAGACAATCCAGAATTCACAAATTATGTAGGTATGCTGACAGGTTACCAGCTAAATTCTCTTGGGATAAGGTGGAACCTTGCCCCTGTTCTGGATACCTTAAATGGATATAACCCAGTAATTCTTGAAAGGTCATTCGGTTCTGATCTAGAAACTATTGGAAAACATGGTGCAGAATTTATAAAAGGAATTCAGTCTTATGATGTTAGGGCAACAGCTAAACACTTTCCAGGACACGGATCAGTAATGGTAGACTCCCACGTGGATCTACCGGAAGATAAAAGAAATGTAGAATCAATTATCAATGATTCATACCCATTTAGAAAAGCCATAGATGCAGGCGTTAGTTCCATAATGCTGTCACACGTTCTCTATAACTCTCTGGATGAGAATTATCCAGCCACCCTTTCTGCAGAAGTACAGAAATTGCTAAGACACAGTTTCAATTATAAAAATCTCATAATATCTGACTCAATGGATATGAAGGCTGTTAAGGGAAGATATGATGTTTCGGAAATAATCAAAGGTTCAATTAAAAATGAGGTAGATGTGATCGAAAATGCAGATATTGTTGGATCAATGGAGTTTTATGAACAAATCCAAAACATAGACACAGCATTGCTGAAACCTAAGGAAGAGAGAATCGTGCAATTCATGCAGCCTTTTAAGAAACTATCATATAAACCATCTCCCCTGCTCATGAGATCTGTAGAGACAGTTTCTTCAAGAATACGAAGAAGGAAAATACTTAATCCAGATATTGAAGCAGATCTCGTTTTAATGGATTCGAAGGATGAGAGTCAGGTTGCTGAAATATCCAAATCAACAAATCTTGTATCAACTCACCTGGCAGACTTAAATCTAAAACTGAAACTGCATTACGGAACAGAATTTTTGGAAAACATGAAAGAATCGGGAAGACAGATCATCCTTGTTGGAAGAAATGAACATCTCAGGTCCAGGGTAAATTTAATGAATGCGATCTCTGGAAAAAACAACTGTGTTTTTATATCTACCAGTTTTGACGGAGACATTGGAATAGTTTCAGAAAAAATGGGATATATAAGCGCCTACTCAAAGAAGCCCTCAGTAATTGTTGGAGCAATTCTGAAAGCATATGGATTTATGGCGTGA
- a CDS encoding extracellular solute-binding protein produces MQSSGTNSSGGSSKKVIIAIAVVIVLIVAGIGTYFIITNHPTTTSKKVTITVAGPVYSSSSTIWENFVNNETAVWQKAHPNVEIKFVGPFDASSEAQYYDKLDLMTSKASTAPDVMLEDMFYTATYAHEKVIAPLNNYMNSTEKNSFFPSALGQMEINGTIYGMPTQVTDTLIYYNMSLFHEAGIKTPWQPTSWADILHTSMELKANLSSIKGFIPMNIYTDTRGGEASSFTGFEGLLYGTGWGLYNFSSSQWYGNNPGLNATLHFYKTAFVTDNLASVDLSTTPYITTGQYLQEGKLGIAVDGSWMYGYQWASGSHEIHNFTKYIGLAYIPTEFGQAPYYNSMVGGWGWAMYNGVSNKSLVYSFMQALDNTTNQIKINLPGQALAGGLPATTSASSNPMFKDLMPNAPQLDTFYAKALKYGSYRPPVSTYPTVSTALQAAMSDVVVGKMSVSSALSAYDSALVTDFGSSKVQIVKGPKIGPSASSSIATQYAQLQSKDVQSPSLQFYNNLYLVSKIKA; encoded by the coding sequence ATGCAAAGTAGTGGGACTAATAGTAGTGGAGGAAGTAGCAAGAAAGTAATAATTGCTATTGCTGTTGTAATCGTACTTATTGTTGCTGGTATTGGAACCTATTTTATTATAACAAACCATCCAACGACAACATCTAAAAAGGTAACAATAACGGTAGCTGGACCTGTGTACAGCTCTAGTTCAACCATATGGGAGAATTTCGTAAATAACGAAACTGCTGTGTGGCAGAAAGCACATCCAAACGTGGAAATAAAATTCGTAGGGCCTTTTGACGCAAGTAGTGAGGCACAGTATTATGATAAGCTTGATTTGATGACATCAAAAGCTTCTACTGCTCCAGATGTGATGCTGGAGGATATGTTCTATACTGCAACCTATGCACATGAAAAAGTGATAGCACCACTAAATAACTATATGAATTCCACAGAAAAGAATTCATTCTTCCCGTCAGCCCTGGGTCAGATGGAAATAAACGGAACAATATATGGTATGCCAACCCAGGTAACAGACACGTTAATATATTACAACATGTCACTTTTCCACGAAGCCGGTATAAAAACTCCATGGCAACCAACAAGCTGGGCAGATATACTTCACACGTCAATGGAACTTAAGGCTAATCTATCGTCAATAAAAGGATTCATTCCAATGAATATATACACTGATACCAGGGGTGGAGAGGCTTCAAGCTTTACTGGATTTGAAGGGTTACTATATGGAACTGGATGGGGTCTTTATAACTTTTCAAGTTCACAGTGGTATGGTAACAATCCTGGTCTTAATGCTACATTACATTTCTATAAAACAGCATTTGTGACAGACAACCTTGCATCAGTTGATCTTAGCACAACTCCTTATATAACCACAGGTCAGTATTTACAGGAAGGTAAGTTAGGAATTGCTGTAGATGGAAGCTGGATGTATGGTTACCAATGGGCTTCCGGATCTCATGAGATTCATAACTTTACAAAATATATTGGTCTCGCGTATATACCAACTGAATTTGGTCAGGCCCCATATTATAATTCCATGGTAGGTGGATGGGGGTGGGCAATGTATAACGGCGTTAGCAACAAGTCCCTCGTTTACTCATTCATGCAGGCACTGGATAACACAACAAATCAAATAAAAATAAATTTGCCAGGCCAGGCGCTTGCGGGAGGATTACCAGCTACAACAAGTGCATCAAGCAATCCAATGTTCAAAGATCTAATGCCTAACGCACCACAACTTGATACATTCTATGCAAAAGCACTGAAATATGGAAGTTATAGACCTCCAGTATCAACATACCCAACAGTCTCAACGGCACTACAGGCTGCGATGAGTGATGTCGTGGTGGGCAAAATGAGTGTATCCAGTGCATTAAGTGCATACGATTCCGCACTCGTAACAGACTTCGGCAGTTCAAAGGTACAAATAGTGAAAGGTCCAAAAATAGGACCATCAGCTTCCAGTTCTATCGCAACTCAATATGCTCAGTTACAATCTAAGGACGTTCAATCACCATCACTGCAGTTTTATAACAACCTTTACTTAGTATCAAAAATTAAAGCCTGA
- a CDS encoding exo-beta-N-acetylmuramidase NamZ family protein — translation MLMGIDQLGSIKTDFIENKRVGLITNNWAGNHEGLSSLDAVKQIGGYRNLTLLTPEHGYFGDYQSGETVESYYDNALGVQVESLYRKPDSKKSSGSIDIDREMRETDSIKDSSKFISRDVMDQFDTIIFDLQDVGCRIYTYIATMIYAMEAVGGSSIDFVVLDRPNPLSGENPDGPVLLDNLQSFIGSLPVPIKHSLTIGELANFFNRKISRENVRLKIVKMKQWKRDMWYDQLGIPWTLPSPNMPTLQTAIVYPGCVLIEGTNISEGRGTTRPFELIGSPWMDARKVISAIEKQKLAGVVLNEVRFKPYFSKYTGEKCNGIMINVSNRNLFKPFEFVIHLLSSIYTFHSDNIEFYDHYFDSVAGNKEIRKRIISGDSPLDIIESYQGELERYREEIKEIMLY, via the coding sequence ATGTTGATGGGGATTGATCAGTTAGGTTCCATAAAGACAGATTTTATAGAGAATAAGAGGGTAGGGTTGATAACAAACAACTGGGCCGGAAATCATGAAGGATTGTCATCTCTCGACGCAGTTAAACAAATTGGAGGTTACAGAAATCTAACCTTACTGACCCCTGAGCATGGGTATTTTGGTGATTATCAGTCAGGAGAGACAGTTGAATCCTATTACGATAATGCACTTGGAGTACAGGTAGAAAGTCTTTACAGGAAACCTGACTCTAAAAAAAGTTCAGGTTCCATTGATATTGACAGGGAAATGAGGGAAACAGATTCAATTAAAGATTCTTCCAAATTTATTTCCAGAGATGTTATGGATCAGTTTGACACAATCATATTCGATCTTCAGGATGTGGGATGCAGGATTTATACATATATTGCAACAATGATATATGCAATGGAAGCAGTAGGTGGATCTAGCATAGATTTTGTAGTGCTTGACAGGCCAAACCCCTTAAGCGGAGAGAATCCTGATGGTCCAGTGCTTCTTGATAATCTTCAATCTTTCATTGGTTCTCTGCCAGTTCCAATTAAGCATTCTCTCACAATTGGAGAACTTGCAAATTTCTTCAACAGAAAAATATCCCGAGAAAATGTTAGACTTAAAATAGTAAAAATGAAGCAGTGGAAAAGGGATATGTGGTACGATCAGCTAGGAATACCATGGACCCTGCCATCTCCAAATATGCCAACGCTGCAGACTGCCATAGTTTATCCAGGATGCGTTTTAATTGAGGGGACAAACATATCAGAGGGGAGGGGAACGACCAGACCTTTCGAGCTCATAGGTTCCCCATGGATGGATGCAAGAAAGGTAATTTCAGCTATTGAGAAGCAAAAACTTGCAGGAGTCGTTCTGAATGAGGTAAGATTCAAGCCCTATTTCTCCAAATACACAGGAGAAAAGTGCAATGGGATAATGATTAATGTGAGTAACAGAAATCTATTCAAGCCATTTGAATTTGTGATACATCTATTATCATCAATATACACATTCCACTCTGATAATATAGAATTTTATGATCACTATTTTGATTCTGTTGCGGGTAATAAGGAAATAAGGAAAAGGATCATTTCAGGTGATAGTCCATTGGATATTATAGAAAGTTATCAGGGAGAATTGGAAAGATACAGGGAGGAGATAAAGGAAATAATGCTTTATTGA